DNA from Thermomicrobium roseum DSM 5159:
CCGTGCGTGACGCCGCCTTGAATGCTGGCGCACGCCGGGCCTACCTGATCGCTGAGCCACTCGCTGCCGCCATCGGCGCACGGATCCCGATCGCCGATCCGAGCGGCAACATGGTGATCGACATCGGTGGGGGAACGACCGAAGTCGCCATCATCTCCCTGAACGGCATCGTGGTCGCCAAATCGGTCCGCATCGGCGGGAACCATCTCGACGACGCGATCGCCGCCTACATCAAGAAAAAGCACAACCTGCGGATCGGCGAACGCACGGCCGAGGAGATCAAGATCGCCATCGGCTCGGCGCTGCCGGTGGAAGACGACATGGTGATGGATGTCCGAGGGCGCGACGAAGTCACGGGCCTACCCCGGACCATCCAGGTGCATGCGAACGAAGTGGTCGAGGCGATCGCCGAGCCGCTGGAAGCCATCCTCACTACCGTCCGTGCTGTCCTCGAGGAAACACCGCCCGAACTCGCCTCCGACATCATCGACAAGGGAATGGTCTTGACCGGTGGCGGCGCATTGCTGCGCAACTTGGACCGCTTGCTGACCGAGGTGACTGGTGTCCCCTGCTTCGTCGCCGATGATCCCCTCAGCTGTGTCGCCATCGGCACCGGGCTGGCGCTGGAATACTTCGATGTCATCCGCGATAGCCTGGAAGAGGTCTAGGTGAGAGCGTAGTACTCCGCTTCCTCTCCCCCGCAGGCGATCACGGCATGGATGTGCCGCACGGCCCAGCGCTGACTGGTCCAGAGCAAGCGAGCGACTGCCTCGTCGAGATCACACCAGGCGTAGTCGTCATGGGCTTGCGACAACCGGACAGCTGCCCGCGGCTCGACCAGCGCGGCGAAGGCAGGGGCGAGAACGATTGCGTCGCTGGCATGATCGTAGAATTGGGCGATGTAGTCCGCCGAGTAGAGTTTCTGTGGCACCAGCCCAGTCTGCTCCAGGAGTTCGCGCGCCGCTGCGTCGAGCGCACGCTCGTTCGGCAAAATCCGCCCATGGACAGCGTGCCACGTTCCGCCGAGCGGCGCATCTTCGCGGCGACGCAACAGGAGGAACTGTACCTCGTGGGCGGGACGCTGCGGCAGACGACGGAAAACATAGACATCGACGAGATCGGCCACGATGCGCGGCATCGTTCCCCATATCCTCCGCACTGGCCCGGCGAGAGCCGGTCGTCCCCCGACGTACAGAGCGAGGATAGCACGTCACCGGAAGAAGCTCACCAGCGATGTCGACGGCGCCACCATTGGTAGCGGAGCCAGCCAAGGAGTCCCCGGCGCGGTGGGGGGAGGTCGATGTCGCGGCCGCGCCAGCGTCGCGCCGAAGAGGGTGCCCAGGAGTTTCCGCGGACGAACTGGCGCACGACGGGCGTGAAGAAGGAGAGCAAGCTGGCGATGGCGAGGAGCATCGCTAGGGTGCGCGACCAGTCGCTGACCAGCACAGCGAGCAGCGCGAGCAGGAACGCCGCTGCCAACAGCACCGTATTTTCCGGCAACGAAAAGTGTGTCCCGGGAAACCGACGACGCGCTCGCGGAAAGCGTGGTCGTCGCACCAGACGCAGCGCACGTCGCCACCACGGCTCGCGCTCCGCTTTCTCCAAAATCTCGAGAATCTGCTGTTCCAAGCGGGACGAGCGGCGTTCCTGCGGCATGGTCGGCCTCCTCAGTCCTTGCACTGCGGTGCGCGCGCGAGCGTTGCCACAGCCGCGATGGCTCGATCGATCTCTTCCTCGGACGTCGACCATCCAGGCGAAAGGCGGACGGTTCCACAAGGATACGCGCCGATGGACCGGCAGGCCTCGCTGGCACCGTGGAGCCCTGCCCCGACCAGAATGGCGAAGTCCCGCTCCAGCGCACGCGCCAGGTCGAGCGGTCGCCATCCCTCCACCTGGAACGAGACGAGAGCGACGCGAGAAGCGGCCTGAGCCGGCGTGAACAGCCGCACACCCGGGAGAGCGCTGAGGCCGGCAACGAGTCGCTCGGTGAGCACGCGAGCGCGCTCCCCCGTACTGGCCAGGCCAGTCCGTGCCAGCCAGTCCACGGCCGCCCCTAAAGCAGCCAGTCCGATCGTATCGAGTGTCCCGGTCTCGTACCGCTCCGGGAGGCTGCGCGGCCCCGCGTCGTCCGGCGACTCGGTTCCTGTCGCCCCATCGCGCAGCGGAACGAGCTCGGACGGGTCGATGCGCGGGCCGACGACCAGCGCCCCAGTTCCCGGAGGGCCGAGCAGCCACTTGTGCCCGCTGAGCGCGACCAAATCGGCACCCAGGGCATCGATGGCCAGCGGAATGACTCCCGCCGTCTGGGCTGCATCGATCAGGACAAAGGCCCCGCGAGCATGCGCGAGCTCGACGATCTCGCTGACCGGCTGGATCGCACCCGTCACGTTGGAGGCGTGGCAGACGACGACGAGACGCGTATTGGGGCGCAACGCGCGGCGCACATCGTCCGGATCGACTGTCCCATCGGCCCCGACCGGCACGCGCGTGGTGGTGACACCGAACACTTCGAGTGCCCGCAACGGTCTCCGCACCGCATCGTGCTCGAGCGCGGTCGTCACCACGTGGTCACCCGGGCCCAGCAACCCCTTGAGCGCGAGATTGAGCGCATCGGTACCGCTGGCCGTGAAGACGACACGCCGCGGATCAGCCACACCGAGGAACGCCGCTAGTCGCTGCCGAGCTTGCTCGACCGCTTCCCAGGTCGCCCGCGCCAGCCGGTGCCCTGTCCGGACGGGAGCACCGCTCGCCGTCGCCAGGAAGCCAGCGAGCGTTTCGCGCACGACATCCGGTTTGGGCCAGCTGGTCGTGGCGTTGTCCAAATAACTCATCATCCCCGTCACATCCCGATGTACCGCGCGTAGAGCACGCGGGCAATCGCAGGATCGGTCGTCCCACGCACGATGGCTCGTCCGTCCGGGAAGACCGTCAACTCATAACCCTCCACCATGAATCGTATCAGGTACGGGTTATGCTGGAGCGACCCGAGTGCCGACAGGCGCTCAGCGAGCGCTGCCAGATCGAGCGAGACGGCGGGTCGCACGACGACCTGGACGGCATCGCGTCCGCACAGGGAGACGATGCGATTCGCCACCTGCTGGCGGAGGAAGGCACGCTCGCCTCGGCCACAAGCCGGGCAATCCGACCGGCGCTCCACGGCGATGCGCGCGATCTCCACCTTCCAGAGATCGATGGAGAGCAGGCCAGGGTTGCGAGCGGCCCGGTCGCCCACGAGGAGCTTGAGCGTCTCGCTAGCTTGCAGGGCACCGACCAGCGCCGCAGCGGGGCCGAGCACACCGACCGTGTCACAGGTGGGAACGCTGCCTGGTGCTGGCGGATCGGGGAACAGGCAGCGAAGGCAGGCTGTCTCGTCGGGAACGATCGTCATCGTGGAGCCATGTGTCCCGATCACGCCACCGTAGACCCAGGGTCTCCCCAATTCCAGCGCTGCATCGTTCAAGAGGTAGCGTAGCTCGAAGTTGTCGCTCCCATCGACCACGACATCGACGTCGGCAATTAGCCCAGTGATGGATGCCGCATCGACATCGAGGACAACCGGCTCCACCGCGATCGCCTGATCGATCCGCTGGACGGCTCGCGCGGCCGCGACCGCCTTCGGGAGCGCGGCCCGCACGTCCTCTTCCTCGTAGAGCGCCTGACGCTGCAGGTTCGTCCACTCGACCACGTCGCGATCGACCAGCCGGAGGAAGCCGACACCCGCTCGGGCGAGCAGCATGGTCGTGTGACTCCCGAGTGCCCCCAGCCCGAGGACGCAGACGCGTCCCGCTCGGATGCGGGATTGGCCAGCTCGTCCGATGACCGGGAGAAGGATCTGACGGTGATGGCGCTCTGCTGACTCGTCGCTGGTCATCGCGTGTTCCCGCCCTCTCGATATATATGGTACAGTTGCCATCCGGCTCGTCCCAAGCGGGCTGGCCACTGCTCCCGTGCGTCCGAGGAGCAGCGGCCCGGCTCGCTCTCATGGGGTGCCGCAATCGACGGATGAGGAGAGAGCACGCCCGTGAATACCGTTCGCCTGACTGTCGTCGCTCGCGACGGCGTCGCGAGTTTCCTCGGTCCTGGTCACGCGATCAAGATGCTGGCGGCTGCCTGTAGCCGCAATCCGGTAACCTTGACCGAGCTCCTCGACTACACGACCCCCTTCGACGCCGATTTCGTCGAAGGTGTCCGGGCCGGATTGGCAGTGTTCGATGAGCACAACAGTGCCGAGAACGCCACAGCCTTCCACACGGTCGTCCAGCTCCTCAGTCCGGACCGGCTTCCCCCCTTCCGCGTCATCGACGAGCTGACCCGCTCGCTGAGTCTTCAGCCGGTCGGTGTCGGCCTGGTGCTCTACAACCTGAAAGCTCGCCGGATCGTTCAGCTCGTCAACCAGTACGGGGAACTGCTGCGGCAGGATCGCGGACGGATCCGGCGCGGCGGCGAGCCGACACGCCTGCTCTACACGTATCGCCTACCGGACGACTGGCGGATCCTGCCCTAGCGATCGCGCTCCGGCTTTTGCCGCTCACGCTCCGGGAGCGAGCGGCGGCGCGTCAAGAGTCCACCCAAGAACAGCTGCTGCAGGTGCTGGCCGACCGAGAGTTGGGACATTTCACCCGCGGTATCCTGTAGGAGCTCACCGGGACGTCGCTCCTGCGTCGCCCACTCGGCGCGGGCATCGCGCGCCTGCTCGAAGGCAGCCTCCAGCTCTCGCAGCGCATCCTCCGAGCCAGCGGCGATCAGCGCGCGCAGGCTTTCCAACTCGGCGATCGCCGCATCGAGCCAGCGGGTGATCGCTGGTGCATTGGTCGCGCAGATGTCGCGGTACATGCGGGGGCTGCCAGCTGCCAGGCGCGTGGTGTCGCGGAACCCTCCCGCCGTGAGCTGGCGCATCTCCCGCCAGGCGACATCGCGGCTGGTGACCCGCATGAGGGCGACGGAGAGCAGGAACGGCAGGTGGCTGATCGCCGCCACGTAGGCATCGTGCTCCTCGGCATCGAGAAAACGCGGCTCGGCGCCGAGCGCCGCGACCAGCCCCAGCACCGTCTCGATCGCCTCGCGGCTGGCAGTGAGCGACGGCGTCACTACCCAAATCGCTCCCCTAAAGAGATCAGCATCGGCACCTTCGATGCTCTGCGTTTTGCCGGCCATCGGGTGACCGCCCACGAAGTGCAGCCGTGACGGCAAGCGCTCGGCTGCCCAGCGCAGGACAACCGCCTTGGTGCTGCAGGTATCGGTCACGACTGCTCCGTCGGGCGCGTGCTCGGCGATCGCCGAAAAGACCTCCGGTACCGCACTCGGTGGCGTGGCCACGACGATGAGATCAGCGCCAGTCAGGGCCTCCGGTAGCGTCCAGGTCGTCCGGTCGACTGCCTTGATGCGCTTGGCCTCGTTCTGGTGCAGGAGTTCGATGTCGTAGCCGACGACTGTCAGCGGCACACCGCGGGCCTGGGCAGCCGCCCACCGCTTGAGCCCAAGCCCGATCGAGGCCCCGATGAGTCCCAGTCCGACGATGGTGATTTGCTGCATGACGACTCCTCTGTGCTGTTCCGGCAACCCCCTGCTCTACCCAGCTCGGTGCAGCTGACACGCGTCCCCACCCGTCGAGACGCGCGCCGGCCCGAGAGGTGCTCTGCTCCGGAGCAGGGATCGGCTGCTGGCCGCCTGACCGCCGTGTCCACGCCGTTCGATCCTATCATATCAACGCCGAACCAGTTCGAGATCGACCGTCCGGATCCAACCGTCGCGTCCATCGGGGAGCTCGAGATGCAGCCAGGTCGCGTTGCCGACCTGCTCCTGCTCGCCGAGAAAACGGAGCTCGGTACCCGGTTCCAGGACAGCGACGACCTGGTACTGCGTTCCCGGCCCAGCCCGGAAATTGACTTGCGATCCCTGAGCAACACGGTGCGTCGCCTGCCACGCCGGCGTGGGCGTCACCGCAGGTGACGCTACCGGAGTCGGACTGGGACGCGGTGCGAGCGCCGCCGGAGTCACGGCTGGAGTGCCGGTCACCGTCGGCGTGACCGCGGGAAGACGCGAGACGAAGTCGCTGAAGACAGGCGCGAGCCGTGCGTAGATCCACACGAAGCCCGCCAGCGCGATGAAGATCGCCAGTCCCATCGCCAGGCCCAGCCAGATACCGGACTGGCGCGAACGATGGCGCAGGCGGGCAGAAAGCTCTCGATCGATCACCGTCTCGCTCCGGACCGATGCTCCACGAAGCGCCAGCGCACGCTGGCCGCGCTGCGCAGTATAGCGCAGGCTGCGGTAGACTCGTGCCGAACTCGACGCGATCCCGCGGCCGCAGGAAAGGAGCCGACCATGGCGGACTTCAAGAACTATATCGATGGCAAGTGGGTCGAGGCGAAGAGCGGTGCCACGTACGAACGCCGCAACCCCGCGACGGGCGAACTCATCGGCACCTACGCCAGGAGCGGCCCGGAGGACGTCGCCGCGGCGGTGGAGGCGGCCAAGGCAGCCTTCGATCGCTGGCGCAAGCTCCCCGCGCCCAAGCGCGGAGAGATCCTCTTCCGTGTCGGCCAGCTCCTCATCGAGCGCAAGGAACAGCTGGCACGCGAGATGACCGAGGAGATGGGCAAGGTTCTTACCGAGGCCCGAGGCGACGTCCAGGAAGCGATCGACATGACCTTCTACATGGCGGGTGAGGGTCGCCGCCTCTGGGGCCAGACGACTCCTTCCGAGCTCCCCCACAAGTGGAACATGACGCAGCGTCGGCCGATCGGCGTGGTCGGGCTCATCACGCCGTGGAACTTCCCGATCGCCATACCGGCCTGGAAGATCATGCCGGCGCTGATCTGCGGAAACACGGTCGTCTTCAAGCCCGCCAGCTACACAGCGCGCTCGGCTGTCCGACTCGTCCAAATCTTCGAGGAAGCCGGTTTGCCGCCCGGCGTGCTCAACCTCGTCCTCGGAACCGGCGAGACGGTGGGGACCGCGCTCGTCCAGCACCCGGACGTCGCGCTCATCTCCTTCACCGGGTCCAACGAGGTCGGCCAGCAGGTCGCCGTCGAGTGTGCGCGATTGGGCAAGCGCGTTTCGTTGGAAATGGGTGGGAAGAACGCCATCATCGTGATGGATGACGCGAACCTCCGGCTCGCCCTGGACGGGATCGTCTGGAGTGCTTTCGGGACCTCCGGCCAGCGCTGCACGGCAGCCAGCCGCGTCATCGTGCACGAGGCGGTCTTCCGCGAGCTCGCCGATCAACTCGACGCGCGGGTGAGCCGGCTCAAGCTCGGCAACGGCCTCGACCCCACGACCGACGTCGGCCCGGTCGTGAGCGAGAGCCAGCTCGAGCGTGTCCACCGCTACGTCCAGATCGGCGTCGAAGAAGGGGCGCAGATCTTGACCGGTGGACAGATCGCGCGCGACGGGGACCTGGCACGCGGCCACTTCCACCAGCCGACCATCTTCGTCGATGTGCGCCCCGAGATGCGGATCGCCCAGGAAGAGATCTTCGGACCAGTCACCGCGCTCATCCGGGTGCGCAGCCTCGAGGAAGCGATCGCGGTCTGCAACGGCGTGCGCTATGGTCTCTCGGCCTCGATCTTCACCCGCGACATCGACAAGGCATTCCGTGCCATCGAGGACGTCCATACCGGCATCTTCTACGTCAATGCCGGTACCATCGGAGCGGAAATTCATCTCCCGTTCGGCGGTACCAAGGCGACCGGGAACGGGCACCGCGAGGCAGGGCAGGCTGCACTCGACGTCTTCAGCGAGTGGCAGTCGATCTTCATCGACTACAGCGGTCGCCTCCAGCGCGCTCAGATCGACGTCGAGCAGCTCACTGCTGACGACTGACCGCCGCTGCCGAGCGGAACGATCGCGCGAGCCGGCTCCCCACCGAGCCGGCGCGCTGCTTTCCTCACTGGACACAGGCGAACCGAGACACGAGGCGACCGACATGGTCATTGGCCAGAAGTGCCGGTGCCCGAGAAGGACGACGCGTCACCGGCCGGGACGGCGCCCACTGGCCAGCCTGATCGGTCGACAGGGCACTCGTCACCGAGGTCAGTCCCAGTCGCGCGGTCGCTGGCCGATGACCAACCGCTGCACGCCATGCCAGGACACTGGCTCACCCAACCGGCTACCGAATGGGCGTCAGCCCCAGTGTCTGAGCGAGCTCGCGCAAGATGTCCAGGTGCGCCTGCGGGGAGGATAATCCGAGCCCCATCGTGTTGATGCAGAGGTGCGTCGCCCCGAGACGACGCCAGGCCTCGATCTCGGCCAGCCACGCTGCCCGTGGCACCTGCGCGAGTGTCAGGCGTCCTTCGAGCCCGAAGCGAGCGGGATCGCGGCCAGCTGCCACGAGCCATTCCCGCAGCTCCTCGACCATGGCGTGGAGTTCGGCAGTCGGACGCCATTGCGGCATCCAGCCATCGGCCAGGCGCGCCGCCCGCCGGCGCGCCGCCTCGGACATCCCGCCCAGCCAGATCGGGATCGGCCGCTGGACAGGCAACGGGTTCAGGCCGACCGCCGGCAGCCGGTGCCAGCGTCCCTCGAAGCTGACGATCGGCTGTGTCCAGAGCAACCGCAGCACGGTGATCTGCTCTTCCTCCCGCCGGCCACGCGTGTGAAAGTCCATGCCGAGCGCGATGTACTCCGCCTCGTTCCAGCCGACTCCCACACCGAGCCGCAGGCGCCCGCCCGAGAGCACATCCACCTCCGCCGCCTGCTTGGCGACCAGCACGGTCTGCCGTTGCGGCAAGATGACGACGCCAGTGACCAACTCGAGGTGACGCGTCACTGCCGCGAGATACCCGAACAGGACGAACGGCTCGTGGAACTGATGCCTCGCATGGTACGGACCGCGCCACCCGGGGTAGTGAGCGAGATCCACGCCGACGACATGCTCGTAGGTCAACAGATGCGTGTACCCGAGCTCCTCGACAGTTTCGGCATACGCGCGGATCACGGCCGGATCGCTGCCGATTTCGGTCTGCGGGAAAACCACGCCGATCCGCATGACCAGCCCCTTTCCGATCGCGCTCGGACGCGCGCCAGGACGTCCACCGCTCGACTGTACCGGAACGAGCGCTTTCCGTCAGCGGAGTCCGCCGAAGGCACCGGCACGCGGCAAAACGGCGCCCGCTGCGACCAGGGATGCATTAGCCGGCACTGCCTCCTGCGGCAGCGCGCGAGAAGAGCCGCCTACCTGCCACCAGCAGCGGTGGCACGCGCCGATCGCACCGGCCAGGCCGACCGAGCCGAGAACCGCACCGTGGGCGAACGGTCGCGGCGCGAGAGAACCCATCGTGGCAGAATAGACCGTGGCGATCCAACGCCTGCGATGAGGAAGCGGCGAGACGGTCGCGCGTGCCGGCCCTCCCAGACCGGCGGGTCAGGCACCGCCTGACCCCTACCAGACGGGGCCGGTGGCACCGACCCGTGGCGCACGACTCCCCGACCGGCGAACACGGCGCCCTATCCCTGTAGGGGCGAGGCGCTGCCTCGCCCGCCGCGCCACAGGCGCGGGAAACGCACGGCACACCCTGGCCGGCGGTGATCGCTCTGTGACACTGGCTGACAGGCCACGAGTGTCTCTGCCGGCCCTGGCGGGCCGGTGGGTCAGGCACCGCCTGACCCCTATGGAGCGGGGTACCGCCCCACCGTGGTGCCCATGTGCCCGACGCGAATGGGTTCGCCCACCTTGTAGGGGCGAGGCGCTGCCTCGCCCGACCGCGCCGATAGGCGCGGCGATTCCGCGTGGCCGACACGTCTCGCCCGACACGCAGCGCCGATCAGCCGAGCGGCCCTCTCCACGATCGCCCGGCCGTGAACGGCCGGGCTCAGTCCCCAAGCCGGCTGGAGCCGGCTGATCCACACGGCCCCTGCACCCAGCCGATCGACCCAGGCGCCTGTGCACCTCACAGCCCCCTTCAGGGGGCTTGCGGACTGAGCCCGGGGCTTCAGCCCCGGGCGTTCGCTGCCGACCGCCCCGGCAGCGATGGTTGAAGCACCACCGCACCCTTTGGCGTCGATCTGCCGGCCCTGCGGGCCGGCGGGTCAAGCACCGCCTGACCCCTACAAAACGGGGATCAGGTGCCGCCTATCCGTGCAGGCATGCGCTGCACCGGGGTCGCCACCGCATAACCCCGTAGGGGCGAGGCGCTGCCTCGCCCGCCGGGCGGGACGCCCGGCAATCCACCCCGGCCCCCGACGGCGACGCATCTTTGCGGGCGATCGCCCGTGTGTGATCCGGGGCACCGTGAGTCGACTCCGCACACCGTCGACCGGCGATGGCGTGATGGCCGGCCCTCCGGGCCGGCGGGTCAGGCAGCGCCTGACCCCGACAACACGGGGCGGTACCACCTACCCGTGGGGCACAGCTGCCTCACGGGGGACGTGCTAGCCAGCCCTGCCGGGACGGTGCGTTGCATCGCCCAACTGCGCCGCAGGCGCCGCACGGCGAGCGGCCGCTGCCCGACGCCAGCGCGCCAACGAACACGATGGTCAGGCCGCCGACCGGAGAGCTGGCCCGGCACCGCAATGCCGACCTCGGCCCGCCGGCTCGGTACCTACTCCGGGGTCGATCACCGATGACTTGCTGCGCGAGATCTCTTCTTGCTATGCTTGCTCATCTTTTTTCGGTGTTCTGCGAAAGGACGAACAGCATGGCCCGCCTCGCGCCGATCGCACTCCTCGCGTTCGCGGTTACGCTCGCCTGCGGGGGACCGGCGGCACCGACCGCCACGCCACCCGCACCCGCGGCGACGCCGACTTCGCTCGCGCCACTCGCGTCGCCGACACGACTGACCCCGGCACCGTCACCGGGGGCGGCCATCCAGCCGTCCCTGCCCGCACCACGCGACGCCATCGACGAAAAACTCCTCGCCTGGTCCACCGCTTGGGCGACTGTCCAACGATTCAGCGTCGAAATCGAGACCAAGGACGCAGCGGGTATGGTCTACAACCGATCGATCATGCGCGTCGTCCGCCCTGACCGGTATCACTTGACCAACCTGGATCTGGAGACACGCCAGCCACGCACACAGACGATCGTGATCGGCAGCAAGACGTGGGTGAAGCTCGCCGGAAGCGACCGGTGGGAATCGTTCGACGGCCAAGGCGCTTACGACTTCGGTCAGGCGTGGAACCCCGACAGCCTCTTGAAAGAGCGCGCCGCCGGTGCGACGCACTCGTTCGAGCAACTCGCACCCGAGACGATCGACGGTGTTCCGTGCGAGCGCTGGCAAATCGTCAGCGAACTGCCGGGCGCGGTCACGCTCACGTACAGCGTCTGGATCGCCGAGTCGGATCGCTTGCCGCGGCAGATCGCGTACGTGCAACCGGACGGGCTCACCCAGCTGCAGCGTTACAGCTACAACCAGGACTTCGACATCCAGCCACCGCAATGAGTCGGGCGCTCCCCCGGCTCGCTACCAGGAGACCGCTGCCCCTGCCGCGCCGGTCATCGCGACAGGGCAGCGGCCCCCTATGGACACGGTGAACAGGCACCGGAGCGCCATTCCTCTCGGCTGGCGCGCTCGCCCGGTCCCCGCACTTGACGATGCGATGCCTCTCGCCGAAACTGGAGCTTGCGAGACCAGTCACCGACGGAAAGGACCGTGCCGATGCACCGCCTGGCTCTCCTGGCCAGCCTGCTCCTCGCCCTGGCAATCACCGGCTGCGCCGCGCCGGTTCGCCCGACCCCGACGCCTCTGCCCCCGACGCCGACTCCGGTCCCACAGGGTGCACCGGCCGTGCAGGGCGCCGACCGCGCGCGGCTCGCCGCCTGGGCCAGCGCGTGGGAGGCCGTCGAGCGCTTCCGCGCCGAGATCACCGTCATCGACCAGTCAGGGCGCGTGCAGCAGCGCGTCCAGCTGGCAGTCGTCCTCCCCGACCGACTGCACGCGTTCCAGCTCGATCCGGCGACCGGTCAGCCGACCCTCGAATGGATCGTCATCGGCGATGCCGGCTGGATCAAGCAGGGGGACCGCTGGCAACTCGGCCAGATCCGCGGGCCGCTCGACCTGGCCCAGCTCTATGACCCCTCCTCGCTGGCCGAAGCGCGCGACGCGAGCGCTGGTGGCGCGACCGTCACGATGGAAGAACTCGCCCCGGAGACGCTCGATGGTGTTCCCTGCCAGCGCTGGTCGATCACGGTGACACCGGTTGGGCAAGCCACCAACCGGATCACCCTCTGGCTGGGCCAGGACGACCAGCTGCCGCGGCAACTGCGCACCGAATACCCGGACGGATCGGTCCTGCTGCTCCGGTATTGGGGCTTCGGCGAGGCGATCGAGATCCAGCCACCAGCCGAACGCTGAGGCCAGCTGGTCGCGGATCGAGCGCGGGAAGGCCACGATGGAGGGAACGGCGATCGCGTTGCTCGCAGCCAGCGGCGTCATCCTCCTGGCACTCGGCGTGCTCCTCGGCCGTCTTCTGGCACGGGGACCGGCTGCTCCCCCACCGGATCTCGGGTCGCTTTCCGCCACGCTCGCGCTCCTCCAGGAGGCAGCGCGATCACATGCCCAACAGTTGCAGGAGCTGGGGCGATCCGTCCGCGAGATCGCGCTGACCACAGGGCAACTCCAGACCCGCCTCCAGACGAGCGAAGAGCGGCACGGGCAGCTCAGCGCCGGGCTGGAGAAGCTCAACCTGGTCGTCGGCGAGCTGCGCAGTGGGCTCGCCGCCATCCATCGGCAACAGGACCAGACCGCTGGCCGGCTCGACCACCTCCAGCAAGCCCTGGCCGCTGCCCAGCAAACGCTCAGCGAACTCCGCCGCTCCGACGAGGAGGCCCGTCGCCAGCAGGAAGAACTCGGCCGCTTCGTCGCGCGACTCGATGCCATCCTGACCGGTTCCGCATCGCGCGGCGCGGCTGGCGAGCACATCCTGGAGACCTTTCTCGAGCAGCTGCCAGCCGAGTTCAAGGTGTTCGATCTGCCGATCCGTAACCGGCGCGTCGAGTTCGCTTTTCGCCTTCCCAACGGCAAGCACGTGCCGGTCGATTCCAAATGGGTCGGTGCCCGCCAGCTGACCGAACTGGACGAGACCGCTTCCGCGGAAGCGCGCCGCGAACTCGAGCAACTTCTCGACCAGCGCGTCGAAGAGGTGCGGGCCTATCTCGATCCTGACCTCACGCTCGGTTTCGCGGTCATCGCCGTGCCGGACGCCGTCTACCGCTGGACCCAGCGTCGGCACGCGCACGCCCTCGCCAAGGGAGTGATCGTCATCAGCTACAGCATGGCTATCCCCTATTTCCTGACGCTCCTCCATCTCGCCCTGCGCTTCCTGCGCGACGAAGAGACGATGCGCATCTCGCAGCTGGCTCACCAGCTGGAGCAGGCCCTGCAGGCCATTCAGCAGGAACTCAACGGCCGCTATGCAAAAGGCCTCACCATGCTGCAGAATAGTCGCGACGCGCTGGCCGAGCAGACTGCCAGAGCGCTGGGGACGCTCCGCCAGCTCCAGACGCTCGGCCAACCAGGCGGGCCAGCCGCGCTCGCCGAGCGGAACGAGGACGAGGCTAGTGCCCAAAGCGAGTGAGCACTGGGAACGGATCGAGGCGGCCATCGCCGGTGAGTCGGTCGATCACCCGCCGGTCAGCCTGTGGCGTCACTTCCCGGAAGAGGACCAGGACGCCGCCACGCTGGCGCGCGTCACGCTCGCCTGGCAGCGCCGTTTCGCTTTCGACT
Protein-coding regions in this window:
- a CDS encoding aminotransferase class V-fold PLP-dependent enzyme, giving the protein MMSYLDNATTSWPKPDVVRETLAGFLATASGAPVRTGHRLARATWEAVEQARQRLAAFLGVADPRRVVFTASGTDALNLALKGLLGPGDHVVTTALEHDAVRRPLRALEVFGVTTTRVPVGADGTVDPDDVRRALRPNTRLVVVCHASNVTGAIQPVSEIVELAHARGAFVLIDAAQTAGVIPLAIDALGADLVALSGHKWLLGPPGTGALVVGPRIDPSELVPLRDGATGTESPDDAGPRSLPERYETGTLDTIGLAALGAAVDWLARTGLASTGERARVLTERLVAGLSALPGVRLFTPAQAASRVALVSFQVEGWRPLDLARALERDFAILVGAGLHGASEACRSIGAYPCGTVRLSPGWSTSEEEIDRAIAAVATLARAPQCKD
- a CDS encoding rod shape-determining protein is translated as MAKQLGIDLGTANVLVYVRGRGIVINEPXVVAISAKDGRVKAVGIEARNMLGREPRDTIEVIRPMRNGVIADYEVTQEMLRYFINKAVGRFSLIRPEVMISVPAGVTSVERRAVRDAALNAGARRAYLIAEPLAAAIGARIPIADPSGNMVIDIGGGTTEVAIISLNGIVVAKSVRIGGNHLDDAIAAYIKKKHNLRIGERTAEEIKIAIGSALPVEDDMVMDVRGRDEVTGLPRTIQVHANEVVEAIAEPLEAILTTVRAVLEETPPELASDIIDKGMVLTGGGALLRNLDRLLTEVTGVPCFVADDPLSCVAIGTGLALEYFDVIRDSLEEV
- a CDS encoding prephenate dehydrogenase; the protein is MQQITIVGLGLIGASIGLGLKRWAAAQARGVPLTVVGYDIELLHQNEAKRIKAVDRTTWTLPEALTGADLIVVATPPSAVPEVFSAIAEHAPDGAVVTDTCSTKAVVLRWAAERLPSRLHFVGGHPMAGKTQSIEGADADLFRGAIWVVTPSLTASREAIETVLGLVAALGAEPRFLDAEEHDAYVAAISHLPFLLSVALMRVTSRDVAWREMRQLTAGGFRDTTRLAAGSPRMYRDICATNAPAITRWLDAAIAELESLRALIAAGSEDALRELEAAFEQARDARAEWATQERRPGELLQDTAGEMSQLSVGQHLQQLFLGGLLTRRRSLPERERQKPERDR
- a CDS encoding NUDIX hydrolase, whose amino-acid sequence is MPRIVADLVDVYVFRRLPQRPAHEVQFLLLRRREDAPLGGTWHAVHGRILPNERALDAAARELLEQTGLVPQKLYSADYIAQFYDHASDAIVLAPAFAALVEPRAAVRLSQAHDDYAWCDLDEAVARLLWTSQRWAVRHIHAVIACGGEEAEYYALT
- a CDS encoding SH3 domain-containing protein, whose amino-acid sequence is MIDRELSARLRHRSRQSGIWLGLAMGLAIFIALAGFVWIYARLAPVFSDFVSRLPAVTPTVTGTPAVTPAALAPRPSPTPVASPAVTPTPAWQATHRVAQGSQVNFRAGPGTQYQVVAVLEPGTELRFLGEQEQVGNATWLHLELPDGRDGWIRTVDLELVRR
- a CDS encoding ThiF family adenylyltransferase; translated protein: MTSDESAERHHRQILLPVIGRAGQSRIRAGRVCVLGLGALGSHTTMLLARAGVGFLRLVDRDVVEWTNLQRQALYEEEDVRAALPKAVAAARAVQRIDQAIAVEPVVLDVDAASITGLIADVDVVVDGSDNFELRYLLNDAALELGRPWVYGGVIGTHGSTMTIVPDETACLRCLFPDPPAPGSVPTCDTVGVLGPAAALVGALQASETLKLLVGDRAARNPGLLSIDLWKVEIARIAVERRSDCPACGRGERAFLRQQVANRIVSLCGRDAVQVVVRPAVSLDLAALAERLSALGSLQHNPYLIRFMVEGYELTVFPDGRAIVRGTTDPAIARVLYARYIGM